CACGGCCCTGTCGATCGGGGCGAGCGGTTTCCTCCTGAAGGACGTCACACCCGAGCACCTGGCGGCGGCCGTACGTCTGGTCAGCACCGGCGACGCCCTGCTGGCCCCCTCCATCACCCGCCGCCTGGTGGAGCGCTTCGCCACGGACCCCGCCACCCACGCGCCCGCCGTCCCCGCCGGCCTGGCGTCCCTCACTCCCCGCGAACGGGAGGTCCTGACCCTGCTCGGCCGGGGCCTGTCCAACACCGAGCTCGCGGCCCGTCTCACCCTGAGCGAGGCCACGGTGAAGTCCCACGTGGCCCGTATCTTCGCCAAGCTGTCGCTGCGGGACCGCGCCCAGGCCGTCGTCCTGGCGTACGAGACGGGGCTGGTCAGGCCGGGTGCGAGCGGCGACCACTAGCATCCTGCCTAGTCACTTTAGGTTTCCGCAGTCGAAGGACGCACCCCATGGCCCGCGCAGGACTCACCGCCGACCGCCTCACCGCGGCCGCCGCGGAGCTCGCCGACGAGGTGGGCTTCGAGAACGTCACCCTGTCCGCGCTGGCCCGGCGTTTCGGCGTGAAGGACGCGAGCCTGTACTCGCACGTCCGCAACCTCCAGGACCTGCGCGTCCGCCTCGCCCTGCTGGCGGGCGGCGAGATGATCGACCGGATCGCCGCGGCCGTGGCGGGACGCGCCGGCAAGGACGCGCTCGCCGCCTTCGCGGACGCCTACCGGGAGTACGCCCTCAAGCACCCGGGCCGGTACGCCGCGACCCAGATCCGCGTCGACCAGTCCCTGGCCGCCGACTCCCCCGCGATGCGCCGCACCGCCGAGATCACCTACGGCATGCTCCGCGCCTACGGCCTCGAGGAGCCCGACCTCACCGACGCCGTCCGTCTGCTGCGCAGCACCTTCCACGGCTACTGCGCCCTGGAGTCCACCGGGGCGTTCGGCGCTCCCCGGGACGTGCGCGAGTCGTGGGACCGCGCGATCGACGCCCTGCACGTGGCTCTCGCCAACTGGCCGCGCGGCGGGCACCACCGGCCGTTGCCCCAGGTGCCACGCTGACCACTTAGACTGGAAGCTTCGCGGAGTTCACACGCCGCCGCCACGGGGGAGGGAGCGCGTCTTGTCCCAACAGCAGCTCGGACGCGGCCCCTTGAGGTCCCGTCGGCCCGATCCCGCACCCCCCTCTCCGGACGCGGACGACCCGCACACCTCGCCCCCGGCACGCTTCGTGGGCTGGCTCGGGGGCCTCGGCGCCGCGGCCGCCGGGTACGGCGTTTTCCAGTTCCTGTTCAGTGTCCTGCCCGACTCCATCGACGGCTCGGCCGCCCGGTATCTCATCTCCGGGGTCAGCGGGCTCGGCACCTTCGTCGCGGCCTGGCTGGCGGCGGGCCTGCTGCGGGCGCGGACGGCTGCCGACTCCGCGCCGGCTCCCGTCGTGGGGCCCGGCGCGATGGCACCGGGCGCGCCCGGCCCGCTCCCGGTCGTGTTCGCCACCGCCTACGACACCCTCGTCGAGCAGGTGACCGTGGTGGAGGACCCGGAGCACGGGCGGCTCACCGGCTGGCCGCACTCCCTCGGCGAGGACACGCCGTCCCGGCCCACTCCCGTCGGCACCGCCTACGGCCTGCACATCATGCTCGACCTCGGCGTGCCCGAGGGACGGCTGAGCACCGGCGAACTGGTCGACACGCTGTGGCGGCTGCGGCTTCCCGACGGCGGCTGGTCGGCGCGCTCGCAGGGCTCCGAGGCGCGGCCGGAGGTCACCGCGCTGGTGCTGGGGGCGCTGGCCCGCGCGGGTGCGTCCCCCGAGCGGCTGGCGGCCGAGGTGGAGCACTGCGCCGACGGGTTCACCCGCCGACTCGACCGCACCGGGCGGGAGTCCACCCATGTCGTGACGACGGTGCTGCGCGGTCTGCTGCGGGCCGCGCCCCGCTCCGAGGTCCTGCCCCTGCTGCGCGAGGCCCTCGCCGACGGCGCGATCAGCGACCCGCGCCGCGACCATCTGCGCTGCTGGGGCTACCGGCTCCAGCCGCCGTACGGCAGGCCGTCCCCGCTGCACACCGCGCAGGCCGTCGTCGCCCTGGACCGGGCCGCCCGGGTGCTGGGCGAGGACGGCGACGCGCGCGCCGAACGCGCCCGCGCCGCTCGTGAGGACGGCATCCGCTGGCTGCTGTCGTGCCCCGACGCGCCGCACGACACCTGCCCGGACCTGGCGAACCTCCACGAGGAGGTGCGCCGGCCGCGCACCGACGACCCCGCCCGCCACGAGGTGCTGAACGTTCGGCACTTCACCGCGTCCTGGCTCGCCCGCGCCCTGCTCACGCCGAGCGCGCTGGAGATAGCCCGCGCGGAGGGGCTGGAGGACGAGCTCCGGGTACGGCTGGAGGGCGCCGTCGCCGCGGTGTGGGCGGGGCAGACGGACGGCATCTGGCTGTGGGCACGGGACGAGGCGACCGAGCGGCGGCGGCCGATGTGGATGACCTATCAAGGTCTTTCGGCGCTGCGCGCGCATGCCGTATGGATGTACCAGCCACAGGGCTGAAGTCGGGTGATTCGAGCGGGCGTTGGAGGATGGGTGCATGGGCGGTCGGCAGGTCCTGGCGGCACGGAGGCTGCTGGCCGGGGCGCTGGACGGTGAACTGCCCGAGCACCGGCTGGTGGCCGCGGCCCGCGCGGTCGTCACCGAACTCGGTTCGCCCGAGAGGCTGTTGGAGCTGGTCGCCGAACTCGCCTCGGGCGAGGGGGATCCGGACGCCCGCGCCCGGCTGTCGTACCGGCATGTCCTCGGCTTCGACAAGCTGTTGCTGATCGACGGCGGCCCGCGTCAGATGCTGCGCGCGCATGTGTGGCATCCGGGGGCGGGCGCGATCGGCAAGGAGGACATCCACAACCACCGTTCCCCGCTGGCGTCCTATGTCGTACGGGGCCGGCTGGCCATGGAGCTGTACGAGGTCGGCGACGGCGGTATCGCGGCCGCCCGCTACGAGGAGTCGCTGGCGGAGCATTCGGCGAGCTGGGTGCTGGAGCCGGCGGGGCCGGCGCGGCTGCGGCTGACGCATCTGGGCCAGTACGCGGCGGGCAGCTCCTACGCCCTGCCCGCGCACACCCTGCACCGGGCCTGGTGCGACACGGACCGGCCGACGGTGACGCTGTTCCTGGAGACGGGCGCCGAACGACGGCCGCACACCGATGTGTTCACGGCGGCGGGCCCGCATCCGGGTGCGGTCGCGAAGGTGCCGTTGGGGACGGCGGAGTATCTGGCGGCGCTGCGGGACCTCGCGGAGCAGCTCAGAACTCTGTGAACGCCTGCCGGACGATGTCGAGGTTGTATTCGTCGATCTCGACGGCCGTCAGCTCGGCGCGGGCGAGCCAGGCGTGGTCCTGGTCGGGCTCGGGCAGGGTGATCTCCCCGGTCAAGGGCCGGACCAGGAAGTTCTCCTGCCAGTTCTTGATCTCGTGCCCTCGGTAGTCGCTGAGGAAGGAGGACTCGCCGACCTTGCGGACGATCTCGCCGAGCAGTCCGGTCTCTTCCTTCAGCTCGCGCAGGGCACCGTCCACGGCGCTCTCACCGGGCTCCAGTTTCCCGCAGGGAACGCCCCACACCCGGGGCAGGAACCGCTCCTTCTCGCTGCGGCGCACCAGGAGCACCCGCTGTCGGTCGTCCATCACGACGGCGGCCGCCAGGCGCCTGTCGCCGGGGATGTCCATGGTCATGGTTCCTCGGTCCCTCGCCGGTGATGAGTCCAAAGGGTGTGATACCCGCGAAAGAGTCAAGGCTAACAGGAACCTACGGCTCGTCGCTGTGAGTCACGTCGCCCCGGCGGCTGAGCGCGTCCACGTCCCCGTACGACGGGGCGGGCCCGCGCGGTGTGCGCCCCTCGCGGATGTCCAGTGCGGTCTGAAGCGCCGCGCCCAACGCCCGCCGGTAGAGCAGCGAGCCGAGGCTGACCCGCCGGACGCCCAGGTCGGCGAGCTGGGGAAGGGTGGGGCCGGTCGGGGTGCAGAGGATGTTGAGGGGGACGTCGAGGTGTTTCACCAGGGCGGCGATCGCGTGGGGTTCGGTGAGTCCGGGCACGAACACGCAGTCGGCGCCGGCCTGTTGATAGGCGTCCAGCCGGGCCCTGGTGTCCGTGTCCCCCTTGCCCAGCCAGTACGTGTCGGTGCGGGCGTTGACGAAGAGGCCGGGTGCGGCCGCCTTGACGGCGGCGATCTTCGCGGCGTGCAGCCCGGGTGAGCCGAGACCGTCCTCCAGGTTGATGCCGACGGCCCCCACGGCCACGAGCTCCCGGGCGAACTCCCCCACCTCGTCCGGGTCCTCGCTGTAGCCGTCCTCGGCGTCCACGGAGAGGAGGTACGGTCCCGAGCCGAGGGTGAGGGCCAGGCGCAGGGTCTCGTCGCGGGTGGCCGACGCCCCGTCGGGCAGGCCGACGGCGGCGGCCACGCCGAGGCTGGTCGTGCCGACCGCGCGGAAGCCCTCGGCGGCGAGCGCGCCGGCCGAGGCGTGGTCCCAGGCGTTGGGGAGCAGCAGAGGCTCGTGGCCTCGGTGGAGTTCGGCGAAGGTGGTCACGACGGTCTCCCTGGGCGTCGGCGGTCCTCGTTCCTGTTCCGACGCTAGGCCCCGGTCACTTCGGTGCCGGCCGAAGCATGCGGGGCGGGCGGGTGAAGGTCGTACTGTTGCGGTGATCATCATCGTGACGAGTACGACTCGGGGGAACGCATGACCATTCATCGACCGGGGCTGCCGGGGGACCTTCCGGCGGCCGAGGTGCTGTGGGCGCGGTGGGCGCTGATCGCCGCCGTCGAGGCGACGACCGAGAGGGAAGAGACGCCGACCGTTCACAGGAGCGGCCACTGGATCGACGAGGACGGTCTGCACTGGGACGACTGCGGCTGCACCTGGTGGGTCATGTCGCGGATGGGCGAGGGCCGGTTCGTGCTCTACGGCGAGGACGAGTCGAGCGGTGTGAAGTGGCACGAGCCGCCGATCGACATGCTGGCCGGCGGCCCCGACTGGCTGCCCTACGAGGAGCTGCGCGACCGGCTCGAAGGCTACGAACTGGGCTGCGTCTACTGGTACGAGAACGGGGCCTGGAGCCGGGCGCCCTACCCCGACAGCCTGGGGGACGACGGCCTGGACTGCGGTCTCAGCGACTTCGTCGACCGTGCCGCCCTGCTGAGGGACCTGGCTTGCCACATCGACGGCACGGTCCCCGGTCCGGGCGCGTCCGACCTCCTGGCCGACGCCGAGGCATACCGGCTGGAGGCGCGGCTGCTGCTGGAGCGGCTCGGCTCCACCGACCCCGACGGCGATCCCCGGGACCTGCCCGCCGTCGCCCGGTCGCTCGACCGCGCGGGTCTCTCGGGGAGCGCCACGGCCATGTGACGCCGTCGCGGCGCCCGGCCGTGCTCAGACGGTGACGCCGACACCCTCGCCGTCCGTCAACCGGGCCCGGACCTCACGGCCGTCGCTCCAGCGGACGAGGATCCCGTCCGCACCGTCCGGCCGCACGGTCACCAGCTCGTCCAGCGGCGTGGGTTCCGGTTCGGCGGTGAGTCGGGCGAGGGCGACGAAGAGGGTGGGGCGGTCGCCTGTGACGCCGGTGAGGCCGGCGTCGAGACCGGCGGCGGGCCGGAGTTCGCCTCGGAGCCCGTCCTGCGCGGCCCAGCCGGTGACCCGCACCGGCGTCCCCGGCCGCGCCCCCGCGACGAGATGGGCCCGCACCTCGACGGCGCCCCGCGCGAGCACCACGCTCGTGACCCGCACGCCGTCGCCCATCGAGTGCCGTGAGGCCGCCCAGCCCTCCCCCACGCCCAGCGGCACGATGTCCGTACGGCTCGGGTCGTCGCCGACGATCACGCTGTTGTCGTGCGCGGGTGCGGGCCGGGTGGCCGTCGAGTAGGCGAGGCGGGTGTAGTGCGGGTCGTAGCGGACGTCCTCGCTGCCGTGGTTGTGGAGGCGGACCAGGCCGTCCGAACTCGTGGACTGCAGAAGCCAGTTGGGGGCGGCGATCGCGGTGACCGCGTCGACGCGCTCGGCGGGGCCGGGCTCCTCCTGCGCCGTCCACACCTCGTGGTCGGCCGGGAGGAGCAGGCCGAGGAAGCCCTTGCTCGCCCAGTAGGGGGACGCCGGGCCCGAATAGCCTTGCAGGACCGTCTCGTCGGGACCGTGCCAGCCGAGGGTCAGCAGGCCGTTCGCGTCCACGGCGCCGCGCTCCAGGAAGTACTTCAGCGCGCCCGAGGCCAGCCGGCGCGTCTCCCCCGGCGGCAGCGGGGTGCGGCCGGTGAGGGCGCCCAGCCACAGCGGGGCGGTGGTCGCGAAGCGGTAGGTCAGGGAGCGGCCCTGGTGCAGCGGGGCGCCGTCGCCGCCGAACAGGCGGGCGTAGTCCGCCAGATGGCGTTCGAGCCGGCCGCCGTACAGGTCGAGAAGGTGTTCGTCGCGGGCGAGCCAGGCGTGCAGCACCGGGTACAGGTGCATGGCCCAGCCGTTGTAGTAGTCGTACTTCCGGCCGTCGCCGTCGGTGTACCAGCCGCCGCCGACGTACCAGTCCTCGATGCGCTCCAGGCCCCGCTCGATCGCCTTGCGGGACGCCTCGGGCTCGTAGCCGGCCTCCTGGAGGAAACCGCCCACCGTCACCGGGAACAACTCCCAGTTGCAGGGCCAGGCTTCGGCGGTCAGCGCGTCCCCGAGCCAGGCCGCCGCGCGCTGCCGCACCCCGTCGTCCAGCCGGTCCCACAGCAGTGGCCGGGTCAGCCGCAGCGCGAGAGCGATCGACGCCGCCTCGACCAGGGGCTGGCCGCGGTCCTCGATGCGGGGCCAGACACCCGCTACGCCGGCGGCGAGCCCGTCGGCGTAGCGCTCCAGCGCCGTCTCGTCCCGGCGGAACGCCGCCGTCAGCAGCGTGCGGGCGTAGCCCTCGAGGCCGTCGGAGAGGCGGCCGGACCAGCTCTCGTGCTCGCCGGGCAGGTGGTAGAGCGCACGGTCCTCGGTGGCGTACGGCTCGACCGCCGCGAGCAGGGAGTCGGCGGCGGCCTCCCAGTGGGCGCGGGTGTAGCCGGTGCGGGGGCTGCGGGTGCGGTCGTCCGGGGGCAGGTGCATCGCTCTCTTTCCGTGCGGCTCGGTCAAGGCCTGGGGCGCCCCGGTTCCGGTCGGGACGCCCCAGGGGTTTCATCCCACCCGCACCTGGCCCTGTGGCACCAGATGCCGGGAGACGAGTTCTTCGCGGACCAGGCTCGCGTACACCGTGGCGCCGTGCACGGAAGTGTGCGTGTTGTCCCGTTTCTCGTCGTAGAGGTACAGCGCCTTGGAGCCCTCGACGCCGAGCGACTCCACCAGCGCCTTGGTCTTCGCCGTGAGGTCGATCAGGGGGACGTCCCGGGCGGCGGCGACCGAGCGGATCACCGCGGGATGGTCCACGCCCAGGCCGTTCACCAGCAGGGCGGTGCCGTTGTTCAGCGTGCCGTCGGAGTTGAACCAGCGGCGGACGATCGGCGTCACGAGCACCGGCTCGCCTCCCTTCTCGCGCACGCCCGCCACGAGTGTCTCCAGATTCGCCCGGTACGTCGCCTCGTCGGTCGTCTTGTCGTTGTGGGCGAGCTGGATCAGCACCAGGTCGCCGCGGCGGATCAGCGGCCGGACGGTGGCCCACAGCCGGGCGTCGGCGAGGTAACTGACCGTGCTCTCACCGGAGTCGGCGTGGTTCGCGACGGACAGACCCTTGCGCAGGTACTGCGGGAGCTGCTGGCCCCAGCCGGAGTACGGGTCGCCGGGCTGGTCGCAGACCGTGGAGTCGCCGACGAGGAAGATCCGGCGTGCGTGGCGGGCCGGGGTGACCTTGATGCCGGCGAGTGCGGGGGCGGCGCCTTCCAGCCGCAGGTCCAGGCCGGGAGTGCCCTCGGCGCCGGTCGGCTCGCCCTCCGGTGTACGGACGTCCACCGTGAAGCTGCGGGCGATGCGCTCACCGGCCGGGACGGACGTCTCGGGGAGCAGGGCCCGGCGCGTCTCGCCCGCGATGCTCGTGCTCGACGCCGCGTCGCCGCCGAGGACGACCTTCACGTCGTAGCTGCCGGGCGGGACGTCGAAGTGGCAGGCGGAGGCGGTGCAGTTGGCGAAGGTCTCGGCGGCCCGGGCCGGTGCCGCAGTCAGCACACTGCCCACGGCGGCCGCCACCAGGACGGCGACACTGAAACGTCTCATACGCGACTCCCCTCACTCGACTTCGACAAGCGCTTTCTAGATCTGGATTGCAGTTCAGAGAACCGCCCAGTCCAAGCTCTGCGCAAGCCCTTTCGCGAAATCGATTCAACTGCCACCCTGCACAACACCCGCACCCCAGACTCCGAAGGAGGCACCCCCCATGTCCGGATCCCACGGAAGATCCGTTCGCCGCCGCACCTTCGTCCTCGGCACCACTGCCGCGGCCGGCACCGCGGCCCTCGCCGGCACGGCACGCGCCGCGACCTTCGGCTGGAGCGACGACGGCTCGAACTACGTCGTCGACACCGGCGCCGACCTGGTCTTCAAGGTCAGCAGGACCAACGGCGACCTGACCTCGCTGATCTACCGCGGCACCGACTACCAGGGCTACGGCGGCATGAACTCGCACATCGAGTCCGGCCTCGGCACCTCCACCGTGTCGATAAAACAGTCCGGCACGACGATCCTGGTCTCCGTCGCCCACGGCACGCTGCGGCACTACTACGCGGCCCGCAGCGGCGAGAACAACATCTACCTCTGGACCGGCAAGGCCGACACGTCCGTCTCGGCGACCCGCTACATCCTGCGCGTGAAGAAGGGCCTGTTCCTCAACGACGAGCCCGACTCCTACACCTACGCGCCCATCACCGTCGAGGCCTCGGACGTGTTCGCGAAGTCCGACGGCCAGACCCGCTCGAAGCACTACTCCGGGCTCCGGGTGATGGACTACGACCACGTCGGCTGGACGGGTGGCGGCGTCGGCCTGTGGATCGTGCGCAGCAACCACGAGAAGGCGTCCGGCGGCCCGTTCTACCGCTCGCTGCTGCGACACCAGAGCGCGGACGGCGGCGGCCTGTACGAGATCCTGTACTACGGCCAGAACCAGACCGAGGCCCAGCGCTTCGGCCTCCAGGGCCCGTACGTCATCGCCTTCACGGACGGCGGGGCGCCCTCCTCCTCCCTGTTCCCGGGCACGCTCACCACCTCGTGGGCGGACTCGCTCGGCATGTCCGGGTACGTGGGCGCGGGCGGGCGGGGCCGGGTGGCCGGCGTCGGGATCTCCGGGCGGAACACGGCGTACCCGTACACGGTCGGGCTCGCCGGCCCGGCCGCCCAGTACTGGGGTTCGGCCCGCGCCTCCGACGGCTGGTTCTCCATCGGGGGCGTGCTGCCGGGGACCTACACGCTCACCGTCTTCAAGGGCGAACTGGCCGTGTACACGGGCTCGGTGACGGTCACGGCCGGTGGCACCACCACTCTCAACACCATCGCGATCCCGTCCTCGAACGACCCCGGCAACGCGAGCGCCATCTGGCGGATCGGCGACTGGAACGGCACGCCGGCCGGCTTCAAGAACGCCGGACTGATGACGTACGCGCACCCGTCCGACGTCCGCGCCGCCCCCTGGACCGGCAACGTGGTCGTCGGCAACGACGAGACGGCGTCCTTCCCCTGCTACCTCTGGAAGGACGTCAACAGCGGGATCCTCGTGTACTTCAAGCTGACGGCGGCCCAGGCGGCGGCCGCGCACACCCTGCGGATCGGGGTGACGACGGCGTACGCCAACGGCCGCCCCCAGGTGACGGTGAACGACACCTGGACGTCCGCGATCCCCTCCCCGCCCACCCAGCCGAGCACCCGGTCGCTGACCAACGGGTCCTACCGGGGCAACAACCACACGTTCACGTACAGCGTGCCGGCGTCCGCCTGGCGGACGGACACCGGCCAGTACAACGTGCTGCGGATCGACGTGGTGAGCGGTTCGGGGACCACGGGCTATCTCAGCGCGGGCACGGCGATCGACGCGATCGACCTGCTCGCCTGACGGCATCTCACGACCCTCGTGTCCACTGCTGGTTGGCGCCGCCGTTGCAGGTGTAGGTGATGATCGCGGCGGAGTTGGCGGTGGACGCGCCGTTCACGTCGAGGCACTCGCCGCTCGCGCGGGA
The DNA window shown above is from Streptomyces chartreusis and carries:
- a CDS encoding response regulator, which produces MTAPAAGPSPRVLVVDDQTLIRTGFRLILTARGIEVVGEAADGVEAVSLARELGPDVVLMDIRMPNMDGLDATRRILRQAPDCRVLMLTTFDLDRYVYTALSIGASGFLLKDVTPEHLAAAVRLVSTGDALLAPSITRRLVERFATDPATHAPAVPAGLASLTPREREVLTLLGRGLSNTELAARLTLSEATVKSHVARIFAKLSLRDRAQAVVLAYETGLVRPGASGDH
- a CDS encoding TetR/AcrR family transcriptional regulator; translated protein: MARAGLTADRLTAAAAELADEVGFENVTLSALARRFGVKDASLYSHVRNLQDLRVRLALLAGGEMIDRIAAAVAGRAGKDALAAFADAYREYALKHPGRYAATQIRVDQSLAADSPAMRRTAEITYGMLRAYGLEEPDLTDAVRLLRSTFHGYCALESTGAFGAPRDVRESWDRAIDALHVALANWPRGGHHRPLPQVPR
- a CDS encoding NUDIX hydrolase, which produces MTMDIPGDRRLAAAVVMDDRQRVLLVRRSEKERFLPRVWGVPCGKLEPGESAVDGALRELKEETGLLGEIVRKVGESSFLSDYRGHEIKNWQENFLVRPLTGEITLPEPDQDHAWLARAELTAVEIDEYNLDIVRQAFTEF
- a CDS encoding isocitrate lyase/PEP mutase family protein, giving the protein MTTFAELHRGHEPLLLPNAWDHASAGALAAEGFRAVGTTSLGVAAAVGLPDGASATRDETLRLALTLGSGPYLLSVDAEDGYSEDPDEVGEFARELVAVGAVGINLEDGLGSPGLHAAKIAAVKAAAPGLFVNARTDTYWLGKGDTDTRARLDAYQQAGADCVFVPGLTEPHAIAALVKHLDVPLNILCTPTGPTLPQLADLGVRRVSLGSLLYRRALGAALQTALDIREGRTPRGPAPSYGDVDALSRRGDVTHSDEP
- a CDS encoding DUF2264 domain-containing protein translates to MHLPPDDRTRSPRTGYTRAHWEAAADSLLAAVEPYATEDRALYHLPGEHESWSGRLSDGLEGYARTLLTAAFRRDETALERYADGLAAGVAGVWPRIEDRGQPLVEAASIALALRLTRPLLWDRLDDGVRQRAAAWLGDALTAEAWPCNWELFPVTVGGFLQEAGYEPEASRKAIERGLERIEDWYVGGGWYTDGDGRKYDYYNGWAMHLYPVLHAWLARDEHLLDLYGGRLERHLADYARLFGGDGAPLHQGRSLTYRFATTAPLWLGALTGRTPLPPGETRRLASGALKYFLERGAVDANGLLTLGWHGPDETVLQGYSGPASPYWASKGFLGLLLPADHEVWTAQEEPGPAERVDAVTAIAAPNWLLQSTSSDGLVRLHNHGSEDVRYDPHYTRLAYSTATRPAPAHDNSVIVGDDPSRTDIVPLGVGEGWAASRHSMGDGVRVTSVVLARGAVEVRAHLVAGARPGTPVRVTGWAAQDGLRGELRPAAGLDAGLTGVTGDRPTLFVALARLTAEPEPTPLDELVTVRPDGADGILVRWSDGREVRARLTDGEGVGVTV
- a CDS encoding rhamnogalacturonan acetylesterase; amino-acid sequence: MRRFSVAVLVAAAVGSVLTAAPARAAETFANCTASACHFDVPPGSYDVKVVLGGDAASSTSIAGETRRALLPETSVPAGERIARSFTVDVRTPEGEPTGAEGTPGLDLRLEGAAPALAGIKVTPARHARRIFLVGDSTVCDQPGDPYSGWGQQLPQYLRKGLSVANHADSGESTVSYLADARLWATVRPLIRRGDLVLIQLAHNDKTTDEATYRANLETLVAGVREKGGEPVLVTPIVRRWFNSDGTLNNGTALLVNGLGVDHPAVIRSVAAARDVPLIDLTAKTKALVESLGVEGSKALYLYDEKRDNTHTSVHGATVYASLVREELVSRHLVPQGQVRVG
- a CDS encoding rhamnogalacturonan lyase B N-terminal domain-containing protein — its product is MSGSHGRSVRRRTFVLGTTAAAGTAALAGTARAATFGWSDDGSNYVVDTGADLVFKVSRTNGDLTSLIYRGTDYQGYGGMNSHIESGLGTSTVSIKQSGTTILVSVAHGTLRHYYAARSGENNIYLWTGKADTSVSATRYILRVKKGLFLNDEPDSYTYAPITVEASDVFAKSDGQTRSKHYSGLRVMDYDHVGWTGGGVGLWIVRSNHEKASGGPFYRSLLRHQSADGGGLYEILYYGQNQTEAQRFGLQGPYVIAFTDGGAPSSSLFPGTLTTSWADSLGMSGYVGAGGRGRVAGVGISGRNTAYPYTVGLAGPAAQYWGSARASDGWFSIGGVLPGTYTLTVFKGELAVYTGSVTVTAGGTTTLNTIAIPSSNDPGNASAIWRIGDWNGTPAGFKNAGLMTYAHPSDVRAAPWTGNVVVGNDETASFPCYLWKDVNSGILVYFKLTAAQAAAAHTLRIGVTTAYANGRPQVTVNDTWTSAIPSPPTQPSTRSLTNGSYRGNNHTFTYSVPASAWRTDTGQYNVLRIDVVSGSGTTGYLSAGTAIDAIDLLA